A genomic window from Sorex araneus isolate mSorAra2 chromosome 2, mSorAra2.pri, whole genome shotgun sequence includes:
- the LOC129401949 gene encoding olfactory receptor 6C2-like → MRNHTAITTFILLGLTDDPQLQIPLFIFLLITYMLSITGNLVILVITLVDARLKTAMYYFLQNFSILEILFTSVAIPRFLYSITTGDQTITYYACAFQLFFVYQFGITEFFLLATMSYDRYVAICKPLHYMTIMNPRVCRRLVSCCWVITLLVLIPLVSLVMGLEFCDNNALDHFSCDANALIVISCSDTQFVEKLMIICAAVILFATLLFVVWSYTCIIQTILRFPSAQQRNKAFSTCSSHMIVVSITYGSLIFVYVKPRAKDEMKINKGVTLFATSISPVINPFIYTLRNKQVIQALNDLFKKLLLSRN, encoded by the coding sequence ATGAGAAATCACACAGCCATAACCACTTTCATCCTTCTCGGATTGACAGATGACCCACAACTGCAGATTCCACTTTTCATATTTCTACTAATCACCTACATGCTGAGCATTACTGGAAACCTGGTCATCCTTGTCATCACATTAGTGGATGCTCGCCTAAAAACTGCTATGTACTATTTTCTGCAAAACTTTTCCATCTTGGAGATTTTATTCACTTCTGTTGCTATTCCTAGATTCTTATATAGTATAACAACAGGTGATCAAACAATTACCTATTATGCTTGTGcgtttcaattattttttgtatatcaattTGGTATAACAGAATTTTTCCTCCTGGCCACTATGTCCTATGATCGATATGTTGCCATCTGTAAGCCTCTTCATTACATGACTATTATGAATCCCCGGGTCTGCAGAAGACTTGTCTCCTGCTGCTGGGTGATTACACTGTTGGTCTTAATTCCACTTGTCAGCTTGGTAATGGGACTTGAATTCTGTGATAATAATGCCCTTGACCACTTTTCTTGTGATGCTAATGCTCTTATAGTGATCTCATGCTCAGACACACAGTTTGTAGAGAAGTTGATGATTATCTGTGCTGCAGTGATACTCTTTGCCACTCTCTTGTTTGTGGTTTGGTCCTACACTTGTATCATTCAAACTATTCTTCGATTCCCTTCAGCACAGCAGAGGAATAAGGCATTTTCGACCTGTTCCTCTCACATGATTGTAGTTTCCATAACTTATGGCAGTCTTATTTTTGTCTATGTGAAACCTAGAGCAAAAGATGAGATGAAAATTAATAAGGGGGTTACTTTGTTTGCTACTTCCATATCCCCTGTGATAAACCCATTTATTTATACCCTGAGGAACAAACAAGTAATTCAAGCCTTGAATGATTTATTCAAAAAACTTTTGCTGTCAAGAAATTAG